In the genome of Raphanus sativus cultivar WK10039 chromosome 4, ASM80110v3, whole genome shotgun sequence, one region contains:
- the LOC108855276 gene encoding galactan beta-1,4-galactosyltransferase GALS2 gives MAKEKDQNTKDNKNLLICFLWNFSAELKVILVALLVLCTLATLLPFIPSSFSISASELRFCISRISASDAVNSTSLAVLNSSGLENGVIKRPLTEKAVVNNGDIKLPLVNNGDTKRLSTGNAVVDNSDVKQKSALNNGVTKRSFTGYGWAAYNFVLMSAYRGGVNTFAVIGLSSKPLHVYAHPSYRCEWVPLNQSENRVLTDGNKILTDWGYGRVYTTVVVNCTFPATVNPKNSGGTLLLHATTGDADRNVTDSIPVLTETPNAVDFDRYDTNRRRREKYDYLYCGSSLYGNLSPQRVREWIAYHARFFGERSHFVLHDAGGVREEVREVLRPWIELGRVTLHDIRDQERFDGYYHNQFMVVNDCLHRYRFDAKWIFFFDVDEFISIPPNNTISSVMETLEEYSQFTIEQMPMSSQLCFSGDGPARTYRKWGFEKLAYRDVKKVPRRDRKYAVQPRNVFATGVHMSQNLQGKTYHGAGSLIRYFHYHGSISQRREPCRHLFNGTRIMFDNNPYVLDTTMRDIGLAVKTFEIRTIGDRLIRTRQ, from the exons ATGGCGAAAGAGAAAGACCAAAATACTAAGGATAATAAAAACCTTCTAATTTGTTTCTTATGGAACTTCTCCGCCGAGCTCAAGGTCATTTTAGTGGCGTTACTCGTTCTCTGCACTTTAGCCACTCTCCTCCCTTTCATACCTTCTTCTTTCTCCATCTCCGCTTCCGAACTCAGATTCTGCATCTCACGAATCTCCGCTTCGGACGCCGTTAATTCCACTTCCCTCGCCGTCCTAAACAGCTCGGGATTAGAAAACGGCGTCATTAAACGGCCGTTAACAGAAAAGGCCGTAGTGAATAACGGCGATATAAAACTGCCTCTGGTGAACAACGGTGATACAAAACGGCTGTCTACTGGCaacgcggtagtggataacagCGACGTCAAACAGAAGTCGGCGTTAAATAACGGCGTTACCAAACGGTCGTTTACTGGTTACGGCTGGGCGGCTTACAACTTCGTGTTGATGAGCGCTTACAGAGGCGGCGTCAACACTTTCGCCGTTATCGGCTTATCCTCGAAGCCACTTCACGTCTACGCACACCCGTCTTACCGTTGCGAGTGGGTCCCACTGAACCAGTCTGAGAACCGGGTGTTAACCGACGGTAACAAAATCTTAACCGATTGGGGATACGGCCGAGTTTACACAACCGTCGTCGTCAACTGCACATTCCCGGCGaccgtaaaccctaaaaacTCCGGCGGGACTCTTCTCCTCCACGCCACCACCGGAGACGCAGATCGGAACGTCACCGATTCGATTCCGGTCTTAACCGAAACCCCAAACGCCGTCGATTTCGACCGCTACGACACCAATCGCCGCCGCCGCGAGAAGTACGATTACCTCTACTGCGGCTCGTCTCTGTACGGAAACCTAAGCCCGCAGCGAGTGAGGGAGTGGATCGCTTACCACGCGAGGTTCTTCGGAGAGAGATCTCACTTCGTTCTCCACGACGCCGGAGGGGTTCGAGAGGAAGTGCGCGAGGTTCTACGGCCGTGGATTGAGCTCGGGAGAGTGACGTTACACGATATCAGAGATCAAGAACGGTTCGATGGATACTATCACAACCAGTTCATGGTGGTGAATGATTGTTTGCACAGATACAGATTCGATGCCAAGTGGATCTTCTTCTTCGATGTTGATGAGTTTATCTCTATCCCTCCCAATAATACAATCTCGTCGGTGATGGAAACTCTAGAGGAATATTCTCAGTTCACCATTGAACAGATGCCTATGAGTAGTCAGCTCTGTTTCTCCGGGGACGGTCCGGCCAGAACTTACAG GAAATGGGGATTTGAGAAACTGGCGTATAGAGATGTGAAGAAAGTCCCACGACGGGATAGGAAATACGCGGTTCAACCGCGTAACGTGTTTGCGACGGGAGTTCACATGTCGCAGAATCTACAGGGGAAGACATACCACGGAGCGGGAAGTCTAATCCGCTATTTTCACTACCACGGTTCTATCTCGCAGCGTCGTGAGCCTTGCCGTCATCTTTTTAACGGGACACGCATCATGTTTGATAACAATCCTTACGTTCTTGATACCACGATGCGTGATATTGGCCTTGCGGTTAAGACATTTGAGATCAGGACGATTGGAGATCGTCTGATTAGGACACGGCAATGA
- the LOC108848487 gene encoding uncharacterized serine-rich protein C215.13-like, protein MAAAVLMPTISFRDGSIHEDWQVLGRDEPKKKILVKQTSMRHSEREISMDPKSVKSLSLSPSLRRNDSFDMMLLPAMSPPRDLDAPMPLPLQPVRTKFVSRSLPNSTTTSPKQRSGLMRALKGKEQDSSSSSASLKRSKSCGSTSKRLSLRNSFFIKTESNKSINNNNTLEDGFKCNALCLYLPGFGKAKPVRSSRRDDSSSITRTTTTTTSASSSVTVSRTVSVRETTTTTTVISATRASMEKFDCNSYASESVGDEGGGHLFDLPSELVKSGSGKNDHDDPVSAAFVFDKEPIEKEIKGVLKMSGSKNRRSMESSLRQVRFSTTSPVSYPTSPAISPRLLEASKDINVFLEAQAV, encoded by the coding sequence atggcAGCCGCAGTTCTCATGCCAACGATAAGCTTTAGAGATGGGAGCATTCATGAGGACTGGCAAGTTCTAGGCAGAGACGAGCCGAAGAAGAAGATCCTGGTCAAGCAAACGAGTATGAGGCATTCCGAGAGAGAGATATCGATGGACCCAAAGTCAGTCAAGTCGTTGTCTCTCTCACCATCCTTAAGAAGAAACGATAGCTTCGATATGATGCTGTTACCGGCGATGTCACCTCCTAGAGACTTAGATGCGCCAATGCCTCTTCCTTTGCAGCCAGTTCGGACTAAGTTTGTGAGCCGTAGCCTCCCAAACTCAACCACAACTTCTCCTAAACAACGTTCGGGTTTGATGCGTGCGCTCAAAGGCAAGGAACAAGACTCGTCTTCTTCGTCTGCATCATTGAAGAGAAGCAAATCTTGTGGATCTACGAGCAAGAGACTCTCTCTTCGAAACTCTTTCTTCATTAAAACAGAATCGAACAAGAGCATCAACAATAACAATACATTAGAAGATGGGTTCAAATGCAACGCTCTGTGTCTATACCTCCCCGGTTTTGGAAAAGCAAAACCGGTCAGATCATCAAGGAGAGACGATTCTTCTTCCATCACccgaaccaccaccaccacgacGTCGGCGTCATCGTCCGTTACGGTTTCAAGAACTGTCTCCGTCAGAGAAACCACCACAACAACCACAGTGATCTCAGCTACTCGAGCTTCAATGGAGAAATTCGATTGCAACTCATACGCTTCGGAATCTGTAGGAGACGAAGGAGGTGGTCACTTATTCGACTTACCGTCTGAACTCGTCAAAAGCGGTTCGGGCAAAAATGATCATGATGATCCGGTTTCAGCAGCTTTCGTGTTCGACAAGGAACCTATTGAGAAAGAGATCAAAGGGGTTCTAAAGATGTCTGGTTCTAAGAACAGAAGATCTATGGAGTCTTCGCTTCGTCAGGTTCGGTTCTCCACGACGTCGCCGGTTTCTTACCCGACGTCACCGGCAATCTCGCCACGGTTGCTAGAAGCCAGCAAGGATATCAATGTTTTCTTGGAAGCTCAAGCAGTTTGA
- the LOC108848488 gene encoding ycf3-interacting protein 1, chloroplastic, protein MVAAATQIFQLPLQYSVSSGRRSYYGVCSPSPVVVRRSSGQRKNRRVVVHQEKGEAAEIRVPVPLTLEQQEKEKEDREDEDEDEDEGEVDPEDLKYVNEIKRVLELLRRNRDMMFNEVKLTIMIEDPRELEKRRLLGIEEEDAPSREDLADALELVNEGKIPKDRLTLQMLYEEMIRWPNLEVEVSKKQRTKSLYAKSTDTGIDPKEAAKRLNLEWDSAAAIEEADVDDDDTGVAKKAMGYGALYLVSSFPVIIGISVVLILFYNSLQ, encoded by the exons ATGGTGGCGGCTGCGACGCAGATATTTCAGTTACCGTTACAGTACTCTGTTTCTTCCGGCCGACGGAGTTATTACGGTGTTTGCTCGCCGTCTCCGGTTGTAGTCCGTAGGAGTAGTGGACAGAGGAAGAATCGGAGAGTGGTAGTTCATCAGGAGAAAGGAGAGGCGGCGGAGATTCGAGTTCCGGTTCCGTTAACATTGGAGCAAcaagagaaggagaaagaagacagagaggacgaagatgaagatgaagatgaaggagAAGTGGATCCTGAAGATCTTAAATACGTCAATGAGATCAAACGG GTGTTGGAGCTACTGAGGAGGAACAGAGACATGATGTTCAatgag GTGAAGTTGACCATAATGATTGAGGACCCAAGGGAATTGGAAAAAAGGAGACTTCTTGGCATAGAAGAGGAGGATGCCCCTAGTCGGGAAGACTTAGCCGATGCCTTGGAACTG GTAAATGAAGGGAAAATCCCTAAAGATCGTCTCACTCTCCAGATGTTGTATGAGGAAATGATCCGTTGGCCAAATTTAGAG GTTGAGGTTTCAAAGAAGCAGCGAACAAAATCATTGTATGCGAAATCCACAGACACCGGAATAGATCCAAAAGAGGCAGCCAAGAGACTCAACCTAGAGTGGGATTCAGCTGCTGCAATTGAAGAAGCCGATGTCGATGATGATGACACTGGAGTAGCCAAGAAAGCCATG GGTTATGGAGCGTTGTACTTAGTCTCATCTTTTCCAGTTATCATCGGTATATCGGTTGTGTTAATCTTGTTTTACAATTCCCTTCAGTAG
- the LOC108855922 gene encoding LOW QUALITY PROTEIN: DNA replication licensing factor MCM6 (The sequence of the model RefSeq protein was modified relative to this genomic sequence to represent the inferred CDS: inserted 1 base in 1 codon; deleted 2 bases in 1 codon) — protein MEAFGGFVMDEQAIQVENVFLEFLKNFRLDANKPELYYEAEIEAIRGGESTMMYIDFSHVMGFNDALQNAIADEYLRFEPYLRNACKRFVIEMNPSFISDETPNKDINVSFYNLPFTKRLRELTTAEIGKLVSVTGVVTRTSEVRPELLYGTFKCLDCGSVIKNVEQQFKYTQPTICVSPTCLNRARWALLRQESKFADWQRVRMQETSKEIPAGSLPRSLDVILRHEIVEQARAGDTVIFTGTVVVIPDISALAAPGERAECRRDSSQQKSSTAGHEGVKGLKALGVRDLSYRLAFIANSVQIADGSRNTDMRNRQNDSNEDDQQQFTGEELDEIQQMRNTPDYFNKLVGSMAPTVFGHQDIKRAVLLMLLGGVHKTTHEGINLRGDINVCIVGDPSCAKSQFLKYTAGIVPRSVYTSGKSSSAAGLTATVAKEPETGEFCIEAGALMLADNGICCIDEFDKMDIKDQVAIHEAMEQQTISITKAGIQATLNARTSILAAANPVGGRYDKSKPLKYNVNLPPAILSRFDLVYVMIDDPDEVTDYHIAHHIVRVHQKQEAALSPEFTTVQLKRYIAYAKTLKPKLSPEARKLLVESYVVLRRGDTTPGTRVAYRMTVRQLEALIRLSEAIARSHLETLVKPSHVLLAVKLLKTSVISVESGDIDLSEYEDANGDNMDDTNDAENPGNGDEDQQNGAAEPAPATADNGAAAPKLVISEEEYDKITQALVIRLRQHEETVNKDSKNSSVLATXYLLSSTLKKNSLFLLLGSELPGMRQKELIRWYIDQQNEKKKYSSQEQVKLDIKKLRAIIESLVCKEGHLIVLANEQEAAEAEEPRRRASQRDERILAVAPNYVIE, from the exons ATGGAGGCGTTTGGTGGGTTTGTAATGGACGAGCAAGCGATTCAAGTGGAGAACGTCTTCTTAGAGTTCCTCAAGAA TTTTCGATTAGATGCGAACAAGCCGGAGCTGTACTACGAGGCGGAGATTGAAGCAATCCGAGGTGGCGAGTCGACGATGATGTACATCGATTTCTCACATGTTATGGGCTTCAACGACGCTCTCCAGAATGCAATAGCCGACGAGTACCTCAG GTTTGAGCCGTATTTGAGGAATGCTTGTAAGAGGTTTGTGATTGAAATGAACCCTTCTTTCATTTCTGATGAGACTCCCAACAAAGATATCAATGTTTCTTTCTACAACCTCCCTTTCACCAAGAG GTTGAGGGAGCTAACGACTGCAGAAATTGGGAAGCTAGTGTCGGTGACTGGTGTGGTCACTCGAACTAGCGAAGTGAGACCTGAGCTTCTTTATGGAACCTTCAAGTGCTTAGACTGTGGCAGCGTTATTAAGAACGTTGAACAACAGTTTAAGTACACACAG CCTACGATCTGTGTGAGCCCAACTTGTTTGAACAGAGCAAGATGGGCACTGCTTAGACAAGAGAGCAAGTTTGCGGATTGGCAAAGAGTTAGGATGCAGGAGACTTCTAAGGAGATACCTGCTGGTTCCTTGCCACGCTCTTTGGATGTCATTCTGCGTCATGAGATTGTTGAACAGGCCAGAGCGGGTGACAC GGTTATATTTACGGGAACGGTTGTTGTGATACCTGACATATCAGCGTTGGCAGCACCTGGAGAGAGAGCAGAATGCCGCCGAGACTCATCACAGCAGAAAAGCTCCACTGCTGGACACGAAGGTGTCAAAGGTCTTAAGGCTCTGGGAGTTCGAGATCTTTCGTATCGGCTTGCCTTTATTGCAAACTCAGTGCAG aTTGCTGATGGTAGCAGGAACACTGATATGAGGAACCGCCAGAATGATTCTAATGAAGATGATCAGCAGCAGTTCACG GGAGAAGAGCTAGATGAAATTCAGCAGATGAGGAACACTCCTGATTACTTCAATAAGTTAGTTGGAAGCATGGCGCCAACCGTTTTTGGTCATCAAGATATCAAGCGTGCAGTTCTACTTATGCTTTTAGGCGGTGTGCATAAGACCACTCATGAAGGCATTAACCTTAGAGGAGATATCAATGTTTGTATTGTTGGGGATCCCAGCTGTGCTAAATCCCAATTCCTCAA GTATACCGCAGGCATTGTACCAAGATCTGTGTATACGTCTGGGAAGTCCTCTTCTGCAGCTGGGTTGACTGCAACTGTGGCTAAAGAACCAGAAACGGGAGAATTCTGCATTGAG GCTGGTGCTTTAATGCTTGCTGACAATGGAATCTGTTGCATTGACGAGTTTGACAAGATGGATATCAAAGATCAG GTTGCTATTCATGAAGCCATGGAACAGCAAACAATAAGCATTACGAAAGCTGGGATTCAAGCAACGTTGAATGCGAGGACATCAATTCTTGCAGCAGCTAATCCTGTTGGTGGGCGATATGATAAATCTAAACCACTTAAG TATAACGTTAACCTTCCACCTGCCATTCTCTCGAGGTTTGATCTTGTGTACGTTATGATTGACGACCCTGATGAGGTAACGGATTACCACATCGCCCATCATATCGTGCGTGTCCACCAGAAACAAGAAGCTGCTCTTTCGCCTGAATTTACTACCGTACAACTCAAGCGCTACATTGCATATGCCAAAACGTTAAAGCCAAAG CTAAGCCCCGAAGCAAGAAAGCTACTTGTCGAGTCTTATGTTGTTCTACGCAGAGGCGATACAACTCCTGGCACAAGAGTCGCATATCGAATGACAGTTAGGCAGCTGGAGGCTCTGATCAGGCTCTCGGAAGCCATTGCTAGGAGTCATTTAGAAACTCTG GTGAAACCAAGTCATGTTCTTTTAGCTGTCAAACTTTTAAAAACCTCAGTTATCAG TGTTGAGTCAGGTGACATTGATCTTTCGGAGTACGAAGATGCTAACGGTGACAACATGGACGACACAAATGACGCTGAAAATCCTGGTAACGGAGATGAAGATCAACAGAATGGTGCAGCCGAGCCAGCTCCTGCTACTGCAG ATAATGGAGCAGCAGCTCCAAAGCTGGTGATTAGCGAGGAAGAATATGATAAAATCACACAGGCCTTAGTCATTCGCCTTAGACAACACGAAGAAACTGTTAACAAAGACAGTAAGAACTCTTCAGTTCTCGCAA ATTACTTGCTCTCCTCAACtctaaaaaaaaat tctctttttcttcttttaggTTCTGAATTGCCTGGAATGAGACAAAAGGAGCTGATACGATGGTACATCGATCAGCAGaacgaaaaaaagaaatacagtTCGCAAGAGCAAGTCAAACTCGATATCAAGAAACTCAGAGCCATTATTGAG AGTTTGGTATGCAAAGAAGGCCACCTTATAGTGTTGGCCAATGAGCAAGAAGCAGCAGAAGCTGAAGAACCAAGAAGAAGAGCTTCACAAAGAGATGAGAGGATCTTGGCCGTTGCTCCAAACTATGTTATCGAGTGA